A window of Candidatus Bathyarchaeota archaeon contains these coding sequences:
- a CDS encoding helix-turn-helix transcriptional regulator: MPKNNQTENIDELISDFSRFYILTILYEGPAHGYSIISQFKKRVKKEISPSLVYPFLQQLEEKGSVKHTIKPVGEKERKIFELTYEGRELCTTLFKRFAELVSIAITPSLDVCAHCGCKVYEGAYREAIDGKEMAFCCMHCARSYKEIKKVAKQARH; the protein is encoded by the coding sequence ATGCCCAAAAACAACCAGACTGAAAACATAGACGAGTTAATCAGCGACTTCAGTCGCTTCTACATACTCACAATACTCTACGAAGGACCCGCCCACGGCTACAGCATAATCAGCCAATTCAAAAAAAGAGTCAAAAAAGAAATCAGCCCGAGCCTAGTCTACCCCTTCCTGCAACAACTAGAAGAAAAAGGCTCAGTCAAACACACCATCAAGCCAGTGGGCGAGAAAGAACGCAAAATTTTTGAGTTAACCTACGAGGGCAGGGAACTCTGCACGACGTTGTTCAAGCGTTTTGCTGAACTTGTATCCATCGCTATCACGCCAAGTTTGGACGTGTGTGCCCACTGCGGCTGCAAAGTCTATGAAGGCGCCTACCGAGAAGCCATTGATGGCAAAGAAATGGCGTTCTGTTGCATGCACTGCGCCCGCTCATACAAAGAAATAAAAAAGGTAGCTAAACAAGCAAGGCATTAA